In Haemophilus parainfluenzae, one genomic interval encodes:
- a CDS encoding thioredoxin family protein: MADLPFLVELNEQNLTETLQRSVETPLVINFYAPSHKESADFAKVLQRVAEQHQGQFILGLVNCETEQMIAAQFRIQALPTTYLFKEAQALDAFPGALDEASLLQRLSAILPKEEDLKFQKALDFLQVEDYDSARPLLKEAWELSDKKNSDVALLYAETYIAMKKTEPAADILSQIPIQDRDSRWHGLQAQIELLIKAADTPEIQQLQADYKKNPTPEIALKLAVQLHQANRNEEALDLLFSILKQDLSAENGEVKQQFLSILSAIGNADPITNKYRRLLYSLLY, translated from the coding sequence ATGGCAGATTTACCTTTTTTAGTTGAACTCAACGAACAAAATCTTACTGAAACGTTGCAACGTTCCGTCGAAACCCCGCTTGTCATTAACTTTTATGCGCCAAGCCATAAAGAATCAGCTGATTTTGCAAAAGTTCTACAACGTGTTGCAGAACAACATCAAGGACAATTTATTCTCGGCTTAGTCAATTGTGAAACGGAGCAAATGATTGCCGCACAATTTCGTATTCAAGCGTTGCCAACGACCTACCTTTTCAAAGAGGCTCAAGCATTAGATGCGTTCCCTGGGGCATTAGATGAAGCCAGCTTATTACAACGTTTAAGCGCCATTTTGCCAAAAGAAGAAGATTTAAAATTCCAAAAAGCCTTGGATTTTTTACAAGTGGAAGATTACGACTCTGCCCGTCCATTACTGAAAGAAGCCTGGGAGCTTTCAGATAAGAAAAACAGCGATGTGGCGTTACTTTATGCGGAAACCTATATTGCCATGAAGAAAACGGAACCTGCAGCAGATATTTTATCTCAGATTCCTATTCAGGATCGTGATAGCCGTTGGCATGGATTACAAGCGCAAATCGAACTTTTAATTAAAGCGGCTGATACGCCAGAAATTCAACAATTACAAGCGGATTATAAGAAAAATCCAACGCCTGAAATTGCGTTGAAATTGGCAGTTCAGCTACATCAAGCCAATCGAAACGAAGAAGCATTGGACTTATTATTTAGCATTCTTAAACAAGATCTTTCTGCGGAAAATGGGGAGGTAAAACAGCAGTTTTTATCTATTTTATCAGCCATTGGCAATGCAGATCCTATCACCAATAAATATCGCCGATTGCTGTATTCATTGCTTTACTAA
- the cydC gene encoding heme ABC transporter ATP-binding protein/permease CydC, with the protein MRALLPFLRLFKFAKLPLFLGLVLMITGLASSIGLLTTSGWFLAATSIAGLGTLFNFFYPSASVRGLAIGRTLFRYFEKLVTHDATFRILAKLRVQVFEKIIPLSPGVLNRYRNSDLLNRLVSDVDTLDSLYLRLIAPFITAIFVILAMCIGLSFVNAPLALGLGLSLLLLVFVIPTIFYQLGKKFGDKLVHSRALYRTQFLEFIQAQAELLLFNAEDKLKDNMAKTEANWQADQQKEANLSGFSTALSLFLNGLIIAAMLWFSSQAEFGNDEYRMAFIALFTFAALASFEILMPLGSAFLHIGQVIASAERVTDIIEQQPLVTFNGKAEFDQNATTLIETKDLSFTYPERQNRALENLNLTIQKGKKVAILGKTGSGKSTLLQLLVRNYDANQGQLFLAGKPIADYAEDTLRSQFCFLTQRVHVFSDTLRQNLQFASAVNISDEKMIEVLNQVGLGKLLEQEQGLDIWLGDGGRPLSGGEQRRLGLARILLNDAPILLLDEPTEGLDRETERQILRLILAHAENKTLIMVTHRLTAIEQFDELCVIDEAKLIEKGSYAELLQLEKGFFKQLVERV; encoded by the coding sequence ATGCGTGCTTTACTTCCCTTTTTACGTTTATTTAAATTCGCCAAGCTGCCTTTATTTTTAGGCTTAGTTTTAATGATCACAGGCCTCGCATCCAGTATTGGCTTACTAACTACCTCCGGTTGGTTTTTAGCGGCAACGTCCATTGCGGGTCTTGGCACGTTATTTAATTTCTTCTATCCTTCTGCCTCTGTGCGTGGGCTTGCCATTGGCCGTACCCTTTTCCGTTATTTTGAAAAGTTGGTAACACACGATGCGACTTTCCGCATTTTGGCTAAATTACGGGTACAAGTTTTTGAGAAAATTATTCCATTAAGTCCTGGTGTGTTAAATCGCTACCGTAACAGCGATTTACTAAACCGCTTAGTGTCTGATGTAGATACCCTTGATAGCCTTTATCTTCGCTTAATTGCGCCATTTATTACGGCTATTTTTGTGATTCTAGCCATGTGTATTGGCCTAAGTTTCGTCAATGCACCTTTAGCCTTAGGTCTAGGTTTGAGCCTGCTTTTATTAGTATTCGTCATTCCAACCATTTTCTACCAACTGGGTAAAAAATTTGGTGATAAACTTGTGCATTCACGTGCGCTTTATCGCACCCAATTCTTAGAATTTATCCAAGCACAAGCGGAATTATTGCTCTTTAATGCCGAAGATAAATTGAAAGATAACATGGCTAAAACTGAAGCTAACTGGCAAGCAGACCAGCAAAAAGAAGCCAATTTAAGTGGATTTTCAACCGCACTTTCACTCTTCTTAAATGGTTTGATTATTGCCGCAATGTTGTGGTTTAGCTCACAAGCGGAATTTGGCAACGATGAATATCGTATGGCATTTATTGCGCTCTTCACTTTTGCGGCCCTTGCATCGTTTGAAATCTTAATGCCATTAGGTTCTGCGTTCTTACATATCGGGCAAGTCATTGCGTCAGCTGAACGCGTGACAGATATTATCGAGCAGCAACCATTAGTGACCTTTAATGGCAAAGCGGAGTTCGATCAAAACGCCACAACATTAATTGAAACCAAAGATCTTTCTTTCACTTATCCTGAACGTCAAAATCGTGCTTTAGAGAATTTGAATTTAACCATTCAAAAAGGTAAAAAAGTCGCCATTTTAGGTAAAACAGGCAGCGGAAAATCCACGTTATTACAGCTTTTAGTACGCAATTACGATGCAAACCAAGGTCAGCTATTTCTTGCTGGCAAGCCGATTGCTGATTACGCCGAAGACACATTACGCAGCCAATTCTGCTTTTTAACGCAACGTGTTCATGTATTTAGCGATACACTTCGTCAAAATCTGCAATTCGCAAGTGCGGTCAATATTTCAGATGAAAAAATGATCGAGGTGTTAAATCAAGTTGGTTTAGGCAAATTGTTGGAACAAGAACAAGGTTTAGATATTTGGCTAGGTGATGGTGGTCGTCCACTTTCTGGTGGAGAACAACGTCGTTTAGGCTTGGCTCGTATTCTGCTTAATGATGCGCCAATTTTATTATTAGATGAGCCAACTGAAGGTTTAGACCGCGAAACTGAACGCCAAATTCTGCGTTTGATTCTTGCCCATGCTGAAAATAAAACCTTAATTATGGTGACTCACCGCTTAACGGCGATTGAGCAATTTGATGAACTTTGTGTGATTGATGAAGCAAAGCTAATAGAAAAAGGCTCTTACGCAGAATTATTGCAATTAGAAAAAGGGTTCTTCAAACAACTAGTGGAACGTGTGTAA
- the nrdG gene encoding anaerobic ribonucleoside-triphosphate reductase-activating protein: MNYLQYYPTDVVNGEGTRCTLFVSGCTHGCRGCYNQKSWSFDNGVLFDEAMEQQIINDLKDTRIKRQGLTLSGGDPMHPRNVEALLPFVKRVKKECPDKDIWVWTGYKLDELDDYQRQMLPYIDVLIDGKFIQEQADPSLVWRGSANQVIYRFKV; the protein is encoded by the coding sequence ATGAACTATCTCCAATACTACCCTACCGATGTTGTAAATGGCGAAGGCACCCGTTGTACCCTTTTCGTGAGCGGTTGTACACATGGTTGCCGAGGTTGTTACAATCAAAAGAGTTGGTCTTTTGATAATGGCGTATTATTTGATGAAGCGATGGAACAACAAATCATTAATGATTTAAAAGATACGCGCATTAAACGTCAAGGGCTCACGCTTTCAGGTGGGGATCCGATGCATCCTCGTAATGTTGAAGCTTTACTTCCTTTTGTAAAACGGGTAAAAAAAGAATGCCCCGATAAGGACATTTGGGTGTGGACGGGATATAAACTGGATGAACTTGATGATTATCAACGTCAAATGTTGCCTTATATTGACGTGCTTATTGATGGGAAATTTATACAAGAACAGGCTGACCCAAGCTTAGTTTGGCGCGGTTCAGCCAATCAAGTAATTTATCGTTTTAAGGTTTAA
- a CDS encoding DASS family sodium-coupled anion symporter, with product MQVISVTNSQRKAWNKQTIIFLSDVALFLILLNTLPFAPAENKGLSLLAFVAILWLTEAVSVTITALFVPILSVLLGLADSREALVAFSDPTIFLFFGGFALATALNAQKIDQMIANKIMQLARGRLSVAVLYLFVATAFLSMWMSNTATAAMMIPLSMTILSQLDRNKDHNTYVFVLLGIAYSATIGGMGTLVGSPPNAIAASQLHLGFADWLMYGTPVMLILFPVIIGWLYLVFKPKLGLRFDAEFAKIHMTKKRILTLTIFVTVAILWIFGGYINPILSQLLGLPKPIGSFDSMVALSAAIVICVTGIASWKEVQENTEWGVLFLFGGGLTLSSVLTHSGASKIMADGIVFIIEGGHYYVMALIVAAFIVCLTEFTSNTASAALLVPIFISIAQALNMPPLGFAMIIGLGASCAFMMPVGTPPNAIVYSTGFVKQSEMIRVGKFIDLTCMVIIATIAYLFWM from the coding sequence ATGCAAGTAATATCTGTCACAAACTCTCAACGAAAAGCATGGAATAAACAAACTATTATATTCCTTTCTGATGTAGCTCTCTTTTTGATTCTACTCAATACACTTCCTTTTGCCCCTGCTGAGAATAAAGGATTATCTTTACTCGCATTTGTGGCCATTCTATGGCTCACCGAAGCAGTTAGTGTAACCATCACTGCATTATTCGTTCCAATTCTATCTGTTCTATTAGGATTAGCTGATAGTCGAGAAGCCCTCGTAGCCTTTTCAGATCCCACAATCTTCTTATTCTTTGGTGGTTTTGCGCTTGCAACGGCATTAAATGCGCAAAAGATTGACCAAATGATCGCTAATAAAATCATGCAGTTAGCGCGGGGTCGGTTATCTGTTGCTGTACTCTATTTATTCGTCGCAACAGCATTTTTGTCCATGTGGATGAGCAATACCGCTACTGCTGCAATGATGATTCCACTTTCAATGACTATTTTAAGTCAGTTAGACCGTAATAAAGATCACAATACTTATGTATTCGTATTATTAGGCATTGCTTATAGTGCTACCATCGGTGGTATGGGAACCCTTGTAGGTAGCCCACCGAATGCTATTGCAGCATCTCAACTTCATTTAGGTTTTGCAGACTGGTTAATGTATGGCACTCCAGTCATGCTGATTTTATTTCCTGTAATTATTGGTTGGTTATACCTTGTTTTTAAACCGAAACTCGGTCTTCGCTTTGATGCGGAATTTGCCAAAATTCACATGACAAAAAAACGTATTTTAACCTTAACTATTTTTGTGACCGTGGCGATTCTTTGGATTTTTGGTGGCTACATCAACCCTATTCTTTCTCAATTATTAGGTTTACCAAAACCAATTGGCAGCTTTGACAGTATGGTTGCGCTCTCAGCAGCAATTGTCATCTGTGTAACCGGTATCGCAAGCTGGAAAGAAGTGCAAGAAAATACAGAATGGGGCGTATTATTCCTCTTTGGTGGCGGCTTAACCTTAAGTTCTGTACTCACCCATTCAGGTGCAAGTAAAATCATGGCAGATGGTATTGTCTTTATTATTGAAGGCGGTCACTACTATGTAATGGCATTAATTGTTGCTGCCTTTATTGTCTGCTTAACTGAGTTTACGTCAAACACAGCAAGTGCAGCTTTACTGGTTCCAATTTTTATTTCTATCGCACAAGCACTGAATATGCCACCACTTGGTTTTGCGATGATTATTGGCCTAGGTGCATCTTGTGCCTTTATGATGCCAGTTGGTACACCACCGAATGCGATTGTGTACTCGACAGGTTTCGTTAAACAATCCGAAATGATCCGCGTGGGTAAATTTATTGATTTAACCTGTATGGTCATTATTGCAACCATTGCTTATCTATTCTGGATGTAG
- the cydD gene encoding heme ABC transporter permease/ATP-binding protein CydD: MDKLRQKYLQKWLRAQQEPVKKLMRTNIALATLSSLILVAQTYFLATLLDKLIMQHVDRTELIPYFIALIITFALRAVILWLREKIGFKAGRLLRNHMRQKILDKIHQVGPATINNKPAGSWASIMLEQVENLHNFYARFLPQQSLSAIVPMVILIAVFPLNWAAGLILMVTAPLVPIFMILVGIAAADSSQKNMATLSRLSAQFLDRLRGLETLRLFNRISEQTQHIESTTEDFRETTMTVLKMAFLSSAVLEFFTSISIALMAVYFGFSYLGQVEFGTYGTTLTLFTGFFCLILAPEFYQPLRDLGTYYHDRAAGIGAADAIVDFLEADYLIAHQGNEQIPAQSAVEIQAENLVALSPQGQPLTKPLSFHIPKESHIALVGQSGAGKTSLINVLLGFLPYEGSLKIKGVELNQSRLSDWRKQIAWVGQNPLLLQGSIKENLLLGDIQATDAQIEQALISAQAKEFTDKLGLDSEIKDGGIGVSVGQAQRLAIARALLRKGNLLLLDEPTASLDAQSENLVLAALAEMSHNQTTLMITHRIEDLKQCDNIFVMQEGEIVQQGNFNQLKDQGFFAELLAQRKEDIQ, encoded by the coding sequence ATGGACAAACTTCGCCAAAAATATTTACAAAAATGGCTTCGTGCGCAGCAAGAACCTGTTAAAAAATTAATGCGCACCAATATTGCCCTTGCCACACTTTCTTCCTTAATTCTTGTGGCTCAAACCTATTTTCTTGCGACATTGCTCGATAAGCTCATTATGCAACATGTCGATCGCACTGAACTGATTCCCTATTTTATTGCATTAATCATTACTTTTGCTTTGCGTGCAGTTATTTTATGGCTGCGCGAAAAAATTGGCTTTAAAGCAGGTCGATTACTACGCAATCATATGCGCCAAAAGATCTTAGATAAAATCCATCAAGTTGGGCCGGCCACCATCAATAACAAACCAGCTGGTAGCTGGGCAAGTATTATGCTTGAACAAGTGGAAAATCTACATAATTTCTATGCGCGTTTCTTACCACAACAAAGTTTGTCTGCCATTGTACCAATGGTGATTTTAATTGCTGTATTCCCACTCAACTGGGCGGCTGGATTGATTTTGATGGTCACTGCACCGCTTGTGCCTATTTTTATGATTCTGGTAGGAATTGCGGCAGCAGATAGCAGCCAAAAAAATATGGCAACCCTTTCTCGCTTAAGTGCTCAATTCTTGGATCGCTTACGTGGTTTAGAAACCTTACGTCTTTTCAACCGCATTTCAGAACAAACTCAACATATTGAAAGTACAACGGAAGACTTCCGTGAAACGACCATGACGGTACTTAAAATGGCGTTTCTCTCTTCTGCCGTGTTAGAGTTTTTCACCTCCATTTCCATTGCTTTAATGGCGGTGTACTTTGGTTTTAGCTATTTAGGCCAAGTCGAATTTGGTACTTATGGCACTACGCTGACCTTATTTACCGGTTTTTTCTGCTTAATTCTTGCACCAGAGTTTTATCAACCATTGCGTGATCTAGGTACTTACTACCACGATCGTGCAGCCGGTATTGGGGCTGCTGATGCCATTGTCGATTTCTTAGAGGCAGATTATTTAATTGCACATCAAGGCAATGAACAAATTCCAGCACAAAGTGCGGTCGAAATTCAGGCTGAAAATTTAGTGGCGCTTTCTCCACAAGGTCAACCATTAACTAAGCCTCTTTCATTCCATATTCCGAAAGAAAGCCATATTGCCCTTGTCGGTCAAAGTGGTGCGGGGAAAACCTCTTTAATCAATGTATTACTGGGTTTCTTGCCTTATGAAGGTAGCTTAAAAATTAAAGGTGTGGAACTGAATCAAAGCCGTTTAAGCGACTGGCGCAAACAAATTGCTTGGGTCGGACAAAACCCATTACTACTACAAGGTAGCATCAAAGAAAATCTACTTTTAGGCGATATTCAAGCCACCGATGCACAAATCGAGCAAGCCTTGATTTCTGCCCAAGCAAAAGAGTTTACCGATAAATTAGGCTTGGATAGCGAAATTAAAGATGGCGGCATAGGTGTATCTGTAGGCCAAGCTCAACGCTTAGCTATCGCTCGCGCTTTACTCCGCAAAGGCAATTTATTATTACTCGATGAGCCAACAGCTAGCCTTGATGCTCAGTCTGAAAATCTGGTACTTGCTGCTCTTGCTGAAATGAGCCATAACCAAACCACCTTAATGATCACACACCGTATTGAAGATCTAAAACAATGTGACAATATTTTTGTGATGCAAGAAGGTGAAATTGTTCAACAAGGAAATTTCAACCAATTAAAAGATCAAGGCTTCTTTGCCGAATTATTGGCTCAACGAAAAGAGGATATTCAATAA
- the trxB gene encoding thioredoxin-disulfide reductase gives MSDVKHSKLLILGSGPAGYTAAIYAARANLKPVLVTGLQQGGQLTTTDEIENWPGDFEMTTGPGLMQRMLQHAEKFETEIVFDHINKVDLSSRPFKLYGDMQTFTCDALIIATGASARYIGLESETAYKGRGVSACATCDGFFYRNKPVAVVGGGNTAVEEALYLANIASEVHLIHRRDSFRAEKILIDRLYKKVEEGKIVLHTDRTLNEVLGDNMGVTGVRLENVKTGEKEDVKLDGLFIAIGHAPNTEIFQGQLELNNGYIVVKSGLEGNATATSVEGVFAAGDVMDHNYRQAITSAGTGCMAALDAERYLDAQE, from the coding sequence ATGTCAGACGTTAAACACAGCAAATTATTAATTTTAGGTTCAGGCCCTGCAGGCTATACCGCCGCTATTTATGCCGCACGTGCAAACTTAAAACCTGTTTTAGTGACCGGTCTTCAACAAGGTGGTCAACTTACCACTACTGATGAAATTGAAAACTGGCCGGGTGATTTTGAAATGACAACCGGCCCTGGTTTAATGCAACGTATGTTGCAGCACGCTGAAAAATTTGAAACGGAAATCGTGTTTGATCATATCAACAAAGTCGATTTATCTTCTCGTCCGTTCAAGCTTTATGGCGATATGCAAACCTTCACATGTGATGCATTAATCATCGCAACAGGGGCATCAGCACGCTATATCGGGTTAGAATCTGAAACCGCTTATAAAGGCCGTGGCGTTTCAGCTTGTGCAACCTGTGATGGTTTCTTCTATCGCAATAAACCGGTTGCCGTTGTCGGTGGCGGAAATACCGCCGTTGAAGAAGCGCTTTACTTGGCTAATATTGCGTCTGAAGTACATTTAATCCACCGTCGCGATAGTTTCCGTGCGGAAAAAATCCTAATCGATCGCTTATACAAAAAAGTCGAAGAAGGCAAAATCGTGCTTCATACTGACCGCACTTTGAATGAAGTATTAGGCGATAATATGGGCGTAACCGGTGTACGTCTAGAAAACGTGAAAACCGGCGAAAAAGAAGACGTGAAATTAGACGGTTTATTTATTGCCATCGGTCATGCACCAAACACTGAAATTTTCCAAGGTCAGCTTGAACTTAACAACGGTTATATCGTTGTTAAATCAGGCCTTGAAGGTAATGCGACAGCGACCTCTGTGGAAGGCGTATTTGCTGCGGGTGATGTAATGGATCACAACTATCGCCAAGCCATTACTTCAGCGGGTACAGGCTGTATGGCTGCATTAGATGCTGAACGTTATTTAGATGCTCAAGAATAA
- a CDS encoding nucleobase:cation symporter-2 family protein, protein MNNNLLYTVEDKPPFGLSLLLAAQHLLAALGGIIAVPLVIGNVLKLPTEDTITLVNAALLISGVVTVIQCKGLGPVGIRLPSVMGTSFTFVAAALAIGFSEYGIAGILGASLVGSLVMIIGSFFMPYIRKLFPPIVTGTVVMMIGLSLIPVAVDWFAGGQRGDANYATPENLMMASFVLVIVVALVQWGKGIFSAAAIVIGMMTGYIVCLAMGWVSFEGVKQAQTFAIPQPLHFGLAFPISGIIGMSIAYLVTIVESSGNFLALGNATQTEITGKHLRGGVLADGLGSALAAIMSTTPFSSFSQNIGVISLTGVASRHVVALTGVLLALAGFFPVFGALIVSIPLPVLGGAGLMMFAMIIAAGIQMLDKVARSKRNGLIIAISIGCGLAVTTRPELLDKLPHFFKEVLGSGITVGSLLALILNLVLPEDKVEETKE, encoded by the coding sequence ATGAATAACAACCTGCTTTATACGGTGGAAGACAAACCACCTTTCGGATTGAGTTTACTCCTTGCGGCACAACATTTACTTGCTGCTCTTGGGGGAATTATTGCTGTACCATTGGTCATTGGTAACGTCTTAAAATTACCTACCGAAGACACCATTACGCTAGTGAATGCTGCACTCTTGATTTCTGGTGTAGTCACGGTTATCCAATGTAAAGGCTTAGGACCTGTGGGAATTCGTTTACCAAGTGTGATGGGAACCAGTTTTACTTTCGTTGCCGCTGCACTGGCCATTGGTTTTAGTGAATATGGTATTGCCGGTATTTTAGGGGCTTCTCTTGTTGGTTCACTAGTGATGATTATCGGCAGTTTCTTTATGCCGTATATTCGTAAATTGTTCCCACCAATTGTAACCGGTACCGTTGTCATGATGATCGGTTTAAGCCTGATTCCTGTTGCCGTTGACTGGTTCGCGGGTGGTCAACGTGGTGATGCGAATTATGCTACGCCAGAAAACTTAATGATGGCGAGCTTTGTGTTGGTGATCGTGGTTGCGCTCGTTCAATGGGGAAAAGGGATTTTCTCCGCTGCTGCGATCGTTATTGGGATGATGACAGGTTATATTGTTTGTTTGGCGATGGGCTGGGTGAGCTTTGAAGGCGTAAAACAAGCGCAAACTTTCGCGATTCCACAACCACTACACTTTGGCTTAGCCTTCCCAATTTCAGGCATTATCGGCATGTCCATTGCGTATTTAGTGACGATCGTTGAATCAAGCGGTAACTTCTTAGCACTGGGTAATGCGACTCAAACAGAAATCACCGGTAAACATTTACGCGGTGGCGTTTTAGCCGATGGCTTAGGATCTGCCCTAGCTGCCATTATGTCCACCACACCATTCTCTTCATTCTCACAAAACATTGGCGTCATTTCTCTAACTGGCGTGGCAAGCCGTCACGTGGTTGCGCTAACCGGTGTACTTCTAGCGCTAGCGGGCTTCTTTCCTGTATTCGGTGCATTAATTGTATCAATTCCATTACCAGTATTAGGCGGTGCAGGCTTAATGATGTTCGCGATGATTATCGCTGCAGGTATCCAAATGTTGGATAAAGTGGCTCGTAGCAAACGTAATGGTTTAATTATCGCGATTTCCATTGGCTGTGGCTTAGCCGTGACGACTCGTCCAGAATTGCTTGATAAATTACCGCACTTTTTCAAAGAAGTGCTCGGTTCAGGCATTACTGTAGGTTCATTACTTGCCTTAATTCTTAACCTCGTGCTTCCTGAAGATAAAGTGGAAGAAACAAAAGAATAA